The proteins below come from a single Cannabis sativa cultivar Pink pepper isolate KNU-18-1 chromosome 3, ASM2916894v1, whole genome shotgun sequence genomic window:
- the LOC115711449 gene encoding rust resistance kinase Lr10, which yields MEARNNLTLFILIIITTIFHKTTLSTTTPCFSSCGNIHNITFPFRLDTDSPSCVSTGLYHSNKAFVLSCKNNHTTILKNNGRSYYHVEAINYNNYTIRLVDPNIQKGNCSSIPTTYSSSNTLPSPFELQITFRKGERFWSTNFVTYPTSERVLFLSCENKVYNNSLYIDTAPCINTSDLSENPKTRFLYVAYASGFKYSDLVESCQIYQTALVSSKKDRNYTMMTMSYQDVHDEFSYGFEASWLRILQKNVEENFCYISESYNKGYCLYRYCRALKLARNLVCRFWFIFEKRLMVSTVHLTDFICLRWRNIALILAPRTIIGLLFLIGLIIYKWKRRHLSIYKGIEEYLQRQNNLLPIRYSYLDILNMTKCFKIKLGEGGFSSVYKGKLRSGHYVAVKMLSKSKTSGEDFINEVATIGRIHHVNVVRLVGFCVEGSKRALVYEFMPNGSLNSHIFIGCKERNNSISDEKIFDISLGIARGIEYLHQGCDMQILHFDIKPHNILLDENFTPKVSDFGLARLCPLENNIVLTVVRGTVGYIAPELFYKNIGGVSHKADVYSFGMLLMEMASRRRNLNTQIDHSSQIYFPLWVYDHVDNVGSIELEHTMNGDKEDKKTKKMLIVALWCIQMKPCDRPSISKVIEMLESHVESLEMPPKPFLYPQDSYNIVADTTKKTLNTTCSSSLSYNTN from the exons ATGGAAGCTCGTAATAATCTCACTCTGTTCATCTTGATAATcataacaactatatttcataaAACCACACTTAGTACAACTACTCCTTGCTTTTCATCTTGTGGAAATATACACAATATAACCTTCCCTTTCCGACTAGATACCGATTCACCCAGCTGTGTATCAACGGGGCTCTACCACTCAAATAAAGCTTTTGTTCTTTCTTGTAAAAACAACCACACTACCATATTGAAAAATAATGGAAGAAGCTATTACCATGTTGAGGCAATCAATTACAACAACTACACAATTAGGCTTGTGGATCCAAATATCCAAAAGGGTAATTGCTCTTCCATCCCAACTACCTATTCATCATCAAATACTCTCCCTTCACCATTTGAATTACAAATTACTTTTCGAAAGGGTGAGAGGTTTTGGTCCACAAATTTTGTAACATATCCAACTTCAGAGCGTGTGTTATTCTTGAGCTGTGAAAACAAAGTGTACAATAATTCTTTATACATAGACACAGCTCCTTGCATAAACACCTCTGATTTGTCTGAAAATCCCAAAACAAGGTTCTTGTACGTTGCTTATGCTAGTGGGTTTAAGTACTCTGATTTGGTCGAGTCTTGCCAAATTTACCAAACTGCCCTCGTATCATCGAAGAAAGATAGGAATTATACGATGATGACTATGTCATACCAAGATGTACACGATGAGTTCAGCTATGGTTTCGAGGCTTCATGGCTCCGAATTCTGCAAAAAAATGTTGAAGAAAATTTTTGCTACATCAGTGAGAGTTACAACAAgggttattgtctttatcgttATTGCAGAGCACTAAAACTGGCACGGAATCTAGTGTGTA GATTCTGGTTTATATTCGAGAAACGTCTAATGGTGTCAACTGTTCATCTTACTG ATTTTATTTGTCTACGATGGAGAAACATag CTCTAATTCTAGCACCAAGAACTATAATTGGACTTTTATTTCTTATTGGTCTTATTATCTATAAATGGAAAAGACGACATTTGTCAATATACAAAGGCATTGAGGAATATCTCCAACGACAAAACAATCTCCTGCCTataagatattcatatttagataTTCTAAATATGACAAAATGCTTCAAGATTAAATTAGGTGAAGGAGGATTTAGCTCTGTGTATAAAGGTAAACTTCGCAGTGGTCATTATGTAGCTGTCAAAATGTTAAGTAAATCCAAAACTAGTGGGGAGGACTTTATTAATGAAGTTGCTACAATTGGAAGGATTCATCATGTTAATGTGGTTCGACTAGTTGGTTTTTGTGTTGAAGGTTCAAAGCGTGCTCTAGTATATGAATTTATGCCTAATGGATCTTTAAATAGCCATATTTTTATTGGATGCAAAGAGAGAAATAATTCCATAAGCGATGAGAAAATATTTGATATCTCACTTGGAATTGCTCGCGGTATCGAGTATCTTCACCAAGGATGTGATATGCAAATTTTACATTTCGATATTAAACCTCACAATATTCTTTTGGATGAAAATTTTACTCCCAAGGTTTCAGACTTTGGTCTAGCAAGATTATGTCCTTTAGAGAATAATATAGTCCTAACTGTAGTGAGAGGAACGGTTGGTTATATAGCTCCAGAATTATTCTACAAAAATATAGGAGGAGTCTCTCACAAAGCTGATGTGTATAGTTTTGGAATGTTGTTGATGGAAATGGCTAGTCGAAGGAGAAATTTGAACACACAAATAGATCATTCTAGTCAAATATACTTTCCATTATGGGTGTATGACCATGTAGACAATGTAGGGAGCATTGAATTGGAACACACCATGAATGGGGACAAAGaagacaaaaaaacaaaaaagatgcTTATAGTAGCATTATGGTGTATACAAATGAAGCCTTGTGATCGTCCTTCAATAAGCAAAGTCATAGAGATGTTAGAGAGCCATGTTGAGTCTCTAGAAATGCCTCCAAAGCCCTTCTTGTATCCACAAGATTCTTATAATATCGTAGCTGATACTACTAAGAAGACACTAAATACAACATGCTCATCATCGCTTTCATAcaacactaattaa
- the LOC115703597 gene encoding uncharacterized protein LOC115703597, translating into MATTKSSSKLPSPAKKISKISKKPPTNSSKVDPKMSLKRIAKKGMSDVAEPSGSKKRPIPNKIESRKTKRAKSSKSAKDVISYFDFEDEVHDGEVKPKVKSKVHAKSSEKYEDFDLPKKKSF; encoded by the exons ATGGCCACCACTAAGTCGAGTTCGAAGTTACCTTCCCCagctaaaaaaatttctaaaatttctaagaAACCTCCTACAAATTCATCTAAAGTTGATCCTAAGATGAGTTTGAAGCGCATTGCGAAGAAAGGAATGAGTGATGTTGCAGAGCCATCTGGTTCTAAGAAAAGACCTATTCCAAATAAAATTGAGTCTCGTAAGACAAAGAGAGCAAAATCTTCGAAATCTGCCAAGGAT GTTAtatcttattttgattttgaggATGAAGTGCATGATGGGGAAGTGAAGCCTAAAGTTAAATCCAAG GTCCATGCTAAGAGCTCAGAAAAGTATGAAGACTTTgacttacccaaaaaaaaatccttCTAA
- the LOC133035924 gene encoding uncharacterized protein LOC133035924, whose translation MIESEGELKETEPLQILVQSNGHWDDNRNYVDYESSGELISTKCTFEELMRIMMEELQCNHESTQLQLKYQLKEGGQPLQIKDDKSLLFYIKLLTKEVDFTRYPLCVNKTSNTAPPNQTMVWNNMIMESYENNARQKTCGNTETTRQQLPSNNYLKQTMGCGEVDAFFLETVTVSSESTIQQPDNNREKTTAVDEDFDFTDYAKLVAAEMVQQLENNQE comes from the exons ATGATTGAATCAGAAGGAGAATTGAAG GAAACGGAACCATTACAAATATTGGTGCAGAGCAATGGGCATTGGGATGACAACAGAAACTATGTTGATTATGAATCAAGTGGAGAATTAATTTCGACCAAGTGCACTTTTGAGGAACTAATGAGAATAATGATGGAAGAACTCCAATGCAACCATGAATCAACACAACTACAACTGAAATATCAACTGAAGGAAGGAGGCCAACCACTACAaatcaaggatgacaaaagtctGTTGTTCTACATAAAGCTATTAACGAAGGAGGTTGATTTCACAAGGTACCCATTGTGTGTGAACAAAACCAGTAACACGGCACCACCTAACCAAACAATGGTGTGGAACAATATGATCATGGAATCGTATGAGAACAACGCAAGACAGAAGACTTGCGGCAACACTGAAACAACACGGCAACAACTTCCAAGCAACAACTATCTCAAGCAGACGATGGGATGCGGTGAAGTTGATGCATTTTTCCTAGAAACAGTAACAGTGTCATCAGAATCAACCATACAACAACCAGACaacaacagagaaaaaactacaGCAGTAGATGAAGATTTTGACTTCACCGACTATGCAAAGCTTGTGGCTGCAGAAATGGTACAGCAACTAGAAAACAACCAGGAATAA
- the LOC133035925 gene encoding uncharacterized protein LOC133035925 — protein sequence MEFKGYKKWKHRNIHNKELRRRTHMCDYNKIWRSTTSYIKVDSGLCKTKILEHENKVQPCVHKDEMKDKYGIKMNYMKAWRSKERAQTQLHGNAKESYNLLPRYLYMLQKTNPGTLIDIEKDDDDSFKYAFVALNAAIKGWPNCKPIIVVDVDSENDKSWEWFLKKIREAFGIRECQCLISDRHESIIKATRKVFPEITHGYCIFHLLSNLKTKFKKNAKHFRVPFFAAAKAYTEMEFEFHMRELDNLDKRIRPYLEKIGHEKWSRYHSENNRYSTMTSNIAEALNSANLAARETPVTTLMECLRAQMQEWTYNNRKEAQKCTTRLTPSSEKKLIGNYVQSLRLTVSSDYRSHKVKLKQLCLHSFLVVLKLV from the exons ATGGAGTTTAAAGGCTACAAAAAATGGAAACACAGAAACATTCATAATAAGGAGCTACGAAGAAGAACACACATGTGCGATTACAATAAGATTTGGAGATCAACGACAAGCTACATCAAAGTTGATAGCGGACTTTGTAAAACCAAAATTCTTGAACACGAAAACAAAGTGCAGCCCTGCGTACATAAAGACGAAATGAAAGACAAATACGGAATAAAGATGAATTACATGAAAGCATGGCGTAGTAAAGAGCGAGCACAAACCCAGCTACATGGAAATGCTAAAGAGTCGTACAATCTCTTGCCTAGATACCTGTACATGCTACAGAAAACAAAtccag GAACATTAATAGACATAGAGAAAGATGATGATGACAGTTTCAAATATGCATTTGTTGCATTGAATGCTGCTATAAAAGGTTGGCCAAACTGCAAACCAATCATCGTGGTAGACG TTGATTCTGAGAACGATAAATCGTGGGAGtggttcttaaaaaaaataagagaagcaTTCGGGATTCGAGAATGTCAATGCCTAATATCAGACAGACATGAAAGCATCATCAAAGCAACTAGGAAAGTGTTCCCTGAAATAACACATGGCTACTGCATCTTCCACCTCTTGTCGAAcctcaaaacaaaattcaagaaaaatgcAAAGCATTTCAGAGTGCCATTCTTTGCAGCTGCAAAAGCTTACACAGAAATGGAGTTTGAATTCCATATGAGGGAGCTAGACAACTTGGATAAGCGCATAAGACCGTACCTGGAGAAAATTGGCCATGAAAAATGGTCAAGGTATCATTCAGAAAACAACAG GTACTCTACCATGACATCAAACATAGCTGAGGCACTGAACTCAGCAAATTTAGCAGCAAGGGAAACACCAGTGACAACATTAATGGAGTGCTTGAGGGCACAAATGCAAGAGTGGACATACAATAATAGAAAGGAGGCACAAAAATGCACAACAAGGCTGACACCATCATCTGAGAAAAAACTCATAGGGAACTATGTACAGTCATTGCGACTAACAGTAAGTTCAGATTATCGTTCGcataaagtaaaattaaaacagTTGTGTTTGCatagttttttggttgttttaaagttggtttaa
- the LOC133035630 gene encoding uncharacterized protein LOC133035630 yields MLCGSPWHLCDHVFFIIHMETESHWILGRLNIEERRVYMYNSLSTAMKDSAAIKACQPFAVLLPHFFALFDEFKKENKPICLDPFEVVKVDGLPQQTSNDCGCFVASFAEYFIDMKPIPPIFDVEKHRDRLAVLFYKYARMKEVEFIDSEDEAPPKGPKKNLS; encoded by the exons ATGTTATGTGGTTCCCCTTGGCATTTGTGCGATCATGTTTTCTTTATCATCCATATGGAGACTGAATCACATTGGATTCTTGGTCGATTGAATATTGAGGAAAGGCGTGTGTACATGTACAACTCCTTGTCGACTGCTATGAAAGATAGTGCTGCTATCAAAGCTTGTCAGCCATTTGCGGTGTTGTTGCCCCACTTTTTTGCTTTGTTTGATGAGttcaaaaaggaaaacaaaCCGATTTGTTTAGACCCTTTCGAAGTTGTTAAGGTTGATGGTTTGCCTCAACAAACCTCTAA tgACTGTGGTTGTTTCGTTGCATCGTTCGCCGAATACTTTATTGATATGAAACCGATTCCTCCCATATTTGATGTTGAGAAACACCGTGATAGGCTTGCTGTGTTGTTCTATAAGTATGCTCGCATGAAAGAAGTGGAATTTATTGATAGTGAAGATGAGGCTCCTCCAAAGGGTCCAAAGAAGAATTTGTCTTAG
- the LOC133035631 gene encoding uncharacterized protein LOC133035631 encodes MGATGLNVDSNIELEDDPIPVEETPLVDKRKSKKPIALTSPFMEYDSSISSSKDGSGYGVVKYVAGLCPLDDKIGEDVEHKDEIDFDLWLGEGRRSKKDPHDKEKVYLKGKDKIVPPFRFGVEDVATKMWFHKLAYPGQCLTNYVS; translated from the exons atggGTGCAACAGGTCTCAATGTTGATTCTAACATTGAACTTGAAGATGACCCAATTCCCGTTGAAGAAACTCCTCTTGTTGACAAGAGGAAATCTAAGAAACCCATAGCGCTGACGTCTCCGTTTATGGAGTATGACTCTTCCATTTCTAGTTCTAAAGATGGTTCTGGTTATGGAGTTGTTAAGTATGTGGCTGGGTTGTGTCCTCTCGATGATAAGATTGGTGAAGATGTAGAACATAAAGACGAGATTGATTTTGACTTGTGGCTTGGTGAAGGACGCCGATCGAAGAAAGAtcc GCATGATAAGGAGAAGGTTTACTTGAAGGGTAAGGATAAGATTGTTCCCCCTTTTCGTTTTGGCGTGGAAGATGTTGCAACCAAGATGTGGTTCCACAAGCTTGCATATCCTGGCCAATGTTTGACTAATTACgtaagttaa